From Excalfactoria chinensis isolate bCotChi1 chromosome 4, bCotChi1.hap2, whole genome shotgun sequence, one genomic window encodes:
- the HTATSF1 gene encoding 17S U2 SnRNP complex component HTATSF1 codes for MMSGEDGNEEFYRQLQLQQQYETERGGEGEADPFTYVDPADGAAYEWDREKKAWFPKITEDFLATYHANYGFNADETDSSSASGTASENKLPLSSKTAETQPSANEKGPKQTDPKQKTEKRKLEPGWFHVEEDRNTNVYVTGLPPDITKDEFVQVMSKGGIIMRDPQTEEHKIKLYKDKEGNLKGDGLCCYLKRESVQLALRLLDEAEIRGYKLHVEVAKFQLKGEYDASKKKKKCKDYKKKLSQQQKQLDWRPEKKDGAARMRHERIVIIRNMFHPKDFEEDPLVLNEIREDLRTECEKFGQVKKVLIFDRHPDGVASVSFKEATEADLCKLTLNGRWFGGRQLSAETWDGVTDYQVEETAREREERLKVWGSFLEDPDAKEQQTTSDSDSTTSSIKIPESSQPSKVNDTSKEDVNDEGHKKENNGEGINEDGAPSTDSSLAGSDAEADT; via the exons ATGATGAGCGGGGAGGACGGCAACGAGGAATTCTaccggcagctgcagctccagcagcagtaCGAGACCGAGCGCGGCGGGGAGGGCGAGGCTGACCCCTTCACCTACGTGGATCCGGCCGATGGAGCCGCCTACGAGTGGGATCGGGAGAAGAAGGCCTGGTTCCCCAAG ataaCAGAAGATTTCCTGGCAACGTATCACGCTAACTATGGCTTCAATGCAGACGAAACGGATAGTTCATCTGCTTCTGGAACAGCATCTGAAAATAAGTTACCACTAAGTTCTAAGACAGCAGAAACACAACCGTCAGCAAATGAGAAAGGACCAAAACAAACAGAtcccaaacaaaaaacagaaaagcgGAAATTAGAGCCAG gatGGTTTCATgttgaagaagacagaaacacGAATGTTTATGTGACTG GTTTACCACCAGACATTACAAAAGATGAATTTGTTCAAGTCATGTCCAAAGGTGGTATCATTATGCGAGATCCTCAGACAGAAGAGCACAAAATCAAACTTTACAAAGATAAAGAAGGAAATCTCAAAGGAGACGGCCTCTGCTGCTATCTAAAG AGAGAATCAGTTCAACTTGCTCTGAGGCTTCTGGATGAGGCAGAAATCAGAGGCTATAAATTGCATGTTGAAGTTGCAAAGTTTCAACTCAAGGGGGAGTACGatgcaagcaagaaaaagaagaaatgtaaagaCTACAAGAAGAAATTGTCTCAACAGCAgaa ACAGCTGGATTGGAGGCCTGAGAAGAAAGATGGCGCAGCTCGAATGCGACATGAACGCATCGTTATTATCAGGAATATGTTTCACCCAAAGGACTTTGAG GAGGATCCCTTAGTGCTAAATGAGATCAGGGAAGATCTACGGACAGAATGTGAAAAGTTTGGTCAAGTAAAGAAGGTTCTCATATTTGAT CGGCACCCTGACGGCGTAGCTTCTGTGTCATTTAAGGAAGCGACAGAAGCTGATCTGTGCAAACTAACTCTGAATGGAAGGTGGTTTGGTGGCCGTCAGCTCAGTGCTGAAACGTGGGATGGTGTAACAGATTATCAG GTGGAGGAGACtgcaagagaaagggaagaacgGCTGAAGGTGTGGGGATCGTTTTTAGAGGATCCTGATGCGAAGGAGCAGCAAACTACATCTGATTCAGATTCCACAACGAGTAGCATTAAAATCCCTGAAAGCAGCCAACCTTCAAAAGTTAATGACACGTCCAAGGAGGATGTAAATGATGAAGGCCATAAGAAGGAGAATAATGGTGAGGGCATTAATGAAGATGGTGCTCCATCCACAGACAGCAGCCTTGCAGGCAGTGATGCTGAAGCAGATACATAA